One segment of Bradyrhizobium sp. WD16 DNA contains the following:
- a CDS encoding fatty acid desaturase gives MGDGESDALTAHDARAWARTLVRYRDPSFARSIVELVITAVPLVLLWILMWAALGISYWLCLLLAVPAAGFLVRLFMIQHDCGHGAFFRHRRANDWVGRMIGVVTLTPYDFWRHMHAIHHATSGHLDRRGIGDVDTLTVREYLALSRWRRLRYRLYRHPIVMFGVGPVYVFLLRQRLPIGLPHGGWQPWLSTMATNAAIAIMVAALIWLVGVGPFLRVHLPITLLASAIGVWLFYIQHQFVDTYWAHDPDWSFGEAALRGSSYYDLPGVLRWFTANIGVHHVHHLSSRIPYYRLPVVLRDHPALAATGRLTLLQSLRCVHMVLWDEEQGRLVSFRELRSSATMSGEPIAC, from the coding sequence ATGGGTGACGGTGAATCCGACGCATTGACCGCACACGATGCGCGCGCGTGGGCAAGGACCCTCGTTCGCTATCGTGATCCGAGTTTCGCGCGCAGCATTGTCGAACTCGTCATCACCGCGGTGCCCCTCGTGCTCTTGTGGATTCTGATGTGGGCCGCCCTCGGCATCAGCTACTGGCTTTGCCTGCTGCTCGCGGTGCCGGCGGCCGGATTTCTGGTGCGGCTTTTCATGATCCAGCACGATTGCGGTCATGGCGCCTTCTTTCGTCATCGCCGCGCCAACGACTGGGTCGGCCGAATGATCGGCGTGGTGACATTGACGCCCTATGACTTCTGGCGGCACATGCACGCGATCCATCACGCCACCTCAGGCCATCTCGATCGGCGCGGCATCGGCGATGTCGATACCCTGACGGTGCGCGAATATCTGGCGCTGTCGCGATGGCGGCGGCTTCGCTATCGCCTGTATCGGCACCCCATCGTCATGTTCGGTGTCGGTCCGGTCTACGTCTTTCTGCTGAGGCAGCGCCTGCCGATCGGATTGCCACACGGTGGGTGGCAGCCCTGGCTCAGCACGATGGCGACGAACGCGGCGATCGCGATCATGGTCGCGGCACTGATCTGGTTGGTTGGCGTCGGCCCCTTCCTGCGCGTCCATCTGCCGATCACGCTGCTCGCGTCAGCAATCGGGGTCTGGCTGTTCTATATTCAGCACCAGTTCGTCGACACCTATTGGGCGCATGACCCGGACTGGAGTTTTGGCGAGGCGGCGCTGCGCGGCAGTTCATACTATGACTTGCCGGGGGTGTTGCGCTGGTTCACGGCCAACATCGGCGTGCACCACGTCCACCACCTGTCCAGCCGCATTCCGTATTATCGTCTGCCGGTCGTGTTGCGCGATCACCCGGCGCTTGCGGCCACCGGGCGGCTGACGCTGCTGCAGAGCCTGCGGTGCGTGCACATGGTGCTTTGGGACGAGGAGCAGGGCCGGCTCGTCTCGTTCCGCGAGTTGCGGTCGTCGGCGACGATGAGCGGGGAGCCAATTGCTTGTTGA
- a CDS encoding UDP-N-acetylglucosamine-peptide N-acetylglucosaminyltransferase yields MCEWDDFALSASRIRALLSAGEAGRLSPFLLLSVPGISGQEHRACSELWTRDRIAASIPERERLAFRFDLAARRKLRIGYLSNDFHDHATSRLLIETFEAHDRQRCELHAFSFGADDGGAMRQRVHEAFDAFHDVSALSDSEAARAVHRAGIDILVDLKGYTLGARTGVLMLRPAPVQVNYLGYPGTLGGGICDYIITDPFVTPMATAPDYSEAFAYMPHSYQPHGRRGAIGRKPARAEAGLPEIGFVFCCFNQAYKITPPVYDLWCRLLESTPGSVLWLLGAARAEGNLRGEALCRGIAPDRLVFAPDLKQSDHLGRLQLADLVLDTMPYGAHTTASDALFAGVPVVTCAGETFPSRVAGSLLHAIGLPELIAADEDDYLAVALALAGEPDLLEACKARLRHNRLTTPLFDVGAYTRALEDLYETMWQRCLMGEAPASIRAGALVSRF; encoded by the coding sequence ATGTGCGAGTGGGACGACTTCGCCCTGTCGGCGTCGCGCATTCGTGCCCTGCTGTCCGCGGGCGAGGCCGGTCGGCTGTCGCCGTTCCTGCTGCTCTCGGTGCCCGGCATCAGCGGCCAGGAGCATCGCGCCTGTTCGGAGCTCTGGACGCGGGATCGGATCGCGGCCAGCATCCCGGAGCGCGAGCGCCTCGCGTTCCGCTTCGATCTGGCCGCGCGCAGGAAGCTGCGCATCGGCTATTTATCGAACGACTTCCACGACCACGCCACCTCACGCCTGCTGATTGAAACGTTCGAGGCGCACGATCGCCAGCGCTGCGAGCTGCACGCCTTCTCTTTCGGCGCCGACGATGGCGGCGCCATGCGCCAGCGCGTCCACGAAGCCTTCGATGCTTTTCACGACGTCTCGGCGCTGAGCGACAGCGAAGCGGCGCGCGCCGTGCATCGCGCCGGGATCGATATTCTGGTCGACCTGAAGGGCTATACCCTGGGCGCCCGCACCGGCGTCCTGATGCTGCGGCCGGCGCCGGTTCAGGTGAATTATCTTGGCTATCCGGGAACGCTGGGCGGCGGCATCTGCGACTATATCATCACCGACCCGTTCGTGACGCCGATGGCGACCGCACCGGATTATTCCGAGGCCTTCGCCTATATGCCGCATTCCTATCAGCCGCACGGCCGCCGCGGCGCGATCGGCCGCAAGCCGGCCCGGGCGGAGGCCGGCCTGCCGGAGATCGGCTTCGTCTTCTGCTGCTTCAACCAGGCCTACAAGATCACGCCACCGGTCTACGACCTGTGGTGCCGCCTGCTCGAATCAACGCCCGGCAGCGTGCTGTGGCTGCTCGGCGCCGCGCGGGCGGAAGGCAATCTGCGCGGCGAGGCGCTGTGCCGCGGCATTGCCCCCGATCGCCTGGTCTTCGCCCCCGACCTGAAGCAGAGCGATCATCTCGGCCGCCTGCAACTCGCCGACCTCGTCCTCGACACCATGCCCTATGGCGCGCACACCACGGCGAGCGACGCGTTGTTCGCCGGCGTGCCGGTCGTCACCTGCGCCGGCGAGACGTTCCCGTCCCGTGTCGCGGGCAGCCTGTTGCATGCTATCGGCCTGCCGGAATTGATCGCCGCGGACGAGGATGACTATCTCGCCGTTGCCCTGGCGCTGGCCGGCGAGCCGGACCTGCTGGAGGCGTGCAAGGCGAGGCTCCGGCATAATCGCCTGACCACGCCGCTGTTTGACGTCGGCGCCTATACCCGGGCCCTCGAAGACCTCTACGAGACCATGTGGCAGCGCTGCCTGATGGGCGAAGCCCCGGCGTCGATCCGGGCGGGGGCGCTAGTGTCCCGGTTCTAA
- a CDS encoding DUF1488 domain-containing protein, producing MTLTRGGFRRYDYDRMVVLFTMTDDATEVACAISSAALDDLDGSTATKAEQREQQFLRLRDRIEERASRKFADAELEGRPPGIILRSVDFR from the coding sequence ATGACGCTCACACGAGGTGGATTCCGACGCTACGACTATGACCGGATGGTCGTTCTGTTTACGATGACGGATGATGCGACCGAAGTGGCATGCGCGATCAGCTCCGCCGCCCTGGACGACCTCGATGGATCGACCGCCACAAAGGCGGAACAGCGCGAACAACAGTTTCTCAGGCTCCGCGATCGCATCGAAGAGCGCGCATCGCGCAAGTTTGCCGATGCCGAGCTTGAGGGACGTCCTCCGGGCATCATCCTCCGCAGCGTCGATTTTCGCTGA
- a CDS encoding L,D-transpeptidase → MTRSGLTLTLVGALAVGGCMQTTLQPASDASMTPRDRQLLAHPPYAQASIPEQFQRHIVDYPRKEQPGTILVDTNARFLYYVLPDGKAIRYGVAVGEEALAWSGVATVGRMSEWPDWIPTPDIQARLGPYPARVPGGPANPLGARALYLFEGNKDTLYRIHGTNQPEYIGQAISSGCIRMTNADVIDLFDRVKPGTIVVVLPPGRSA, encoded by the coding sequence GTGACGAGGTCCGGGCTTACGTTGACGCTGGTCGGGGCGCTCGCGGTCGGCGGCTGCATGCAGACGACGCTGCAGCCGGCCTCCGATGCCAGCATGACCCCGCGGGACCGGCAATTGCTGGCCCATCCGCCTTATGCCCAGGCGAGCATTCCGGAGCAGTTTCAGCGTCATATCGTCGACTATCCGCGCAAGGAGCAGCCGGGCACCATCCTGGTCGATACCAACGCGCGCTTTCTCTATTACGTTTTGCCGGACGGCAAGGCGATCCGCTACGGCGTCGCCGTGGGCGAGGAAGCGCTGGCCTGGTCGGGTGTCGCCACCGTCGGCCGCATGTCCGAGTGGCCGGACTGGATCCCGACGCCGGACATCCAGGCGCGGCTCGGTCCCTATCCGGCTCGCGTTCCCGGAGGCCCGGCCAATCCGCTGGGCGCGCGAGCGCTCTACCTCTTCGAGGGCAACAAGGACACCCTGTACCGCATCCACGGCACCAACCAGCCGGAATATATCGGCCAGGCGATCTCGTCCGGCTGCATCCGCATGACCAATGCCGACGTCATCGACCTGTTCGACCGGGTGAAGCCCGGAACCATCGTGGTCGTGCTGCCGCCGGGCCGGAGCGCCTGA
- a CDS encoding alpha/beta family hydrolase, protein MFLFDGPADADVTVLLAHGAGAPMDSASMNRMTTALAKVGLRIARFEFDYMASRRNSGARRPPPRAEALKTEYLAAVDALQSNGQIVIGGKSMGGRVASMIADPLHASSRVAGLICLGYPFHPVGKPDQLRTAQLATMQTPTLIVQGTRDPFGTRDEVAAYKLSKTVEIFWLEDGDHDLAPRKTVSGFTMADHLATMAAHVAAWARRLADHGGPNGRRAG, encoded by the coding sequence ATGTTTCTGTTTGACGGGCCCGCAGACGCGGACGTGACGGTCCTTCTCGCCCACGGCGCCGGCGCGCCCATGGACTCCGCCTCGATGAATCGCATGACGACGGCGCTGGCAAAGGTCGGCCTGCGCATCGCCCGCTTCGAGTTCGACTACATGGCTTCCCGCCGGAACTCGGGGGCGAGGCGGCCGCCGCCCCGGGCAGAAGCGCTCAAGACGGAGTATCTCGCTGCGGTCGACGCGCTCCAGAGCAACGGACAGATCGTGATCGGCGGCAAGTCGATGGGCGGGCGCGTTGCCAGCATGATCGCCGACCCGCTCCATGCCTCATCGCGCGTCGCCGGCCTGATTTGTCTCGGCTACCCATTTCATCCCGTCGGCAAGCCGGACCAGCTGCGCACGGCGCAGCTGGCAACGATGCAGACACCAACCCTGATCGTGCAGGGAACGCGGGATCCATTCGGGACGCGTGACGAGGTCGCCGCCTACAAGCTGTCAAAAACGGTCGAAATCTTCTGGCTCGAGGACGGCGACCATGATCTCGCCCCGAGAAAGACCGTCTCCGGCTTCACCATGGCCGATCATCTGGCGACAATGGCCGCCCATGTCGCGGCGTGGGCCCGGAGACTTGCCGATCACGGCGGGCCGAACGGCAGGCGCGCCGGATAG
- a CDS encoding cytochrome c, with product MAFRPEAARTETSVTGTRYIPSLGDLMGTMQLRHIKLWLAGKRRNWELASYELNQMSASFSDIGTLYSGIPIADMTPMSPPVAKLADAIRDKNSEAFATAFGEMTKACNNCHQAIDRKYIVMRVPDSSPFSDQDFAPLK from the coding sequence ATGGCTTTTCGGCCGGAAGCCGCACGGACGGAAACCAGCGTCACCGGCACACGCTACATCCCGAGCCTCGGCGACCTGATGGGCACGATGCAACTTCGTCACATCAAGCTCTGGCTCGCCGGCAAGCGGCGCAACTGGGAACTCGCATCCTACGAACTCAACCAGATGAGTGCGAGCTTCAGCGACATCGGCACGCTGTATTCGGGCATTCCTATCGCCGACATGACCCCGATGTCGCCGCCGGTCGCCAAGCTGGCCGACGCCATCCGCGACAAGAACAGCGAGGCCTTCGCCACGGCCTTCGGCGAGATGACGAAGGCCTGCAACAACTGTCATCAGGCCATCGACCGCAAGTATATCGTCATGCGCGTGCCGGACTCCTCGCCCTTCAGCGACCAGGATTTCGCGCCGCTGAAGTGA
- a CDS encoding long-chain fatty acid--CoA ligase, which yields MSVQVQQSIVADGDLITTAEAGTLWGLFCERVRRCPAAIACRDYDPVAQRWRDHSWLAMAARVDEFRAALAQESFAPGDRVAILLANGPDWVCFDIAAHALGLVVVALYPHDTAASNTSILGHAEARLILLDDEARWQSLAPFRPEFPSLQRIWIRDVAANTGPAAADPMARALADVLAGACASPPAPHQAAPGDLAALVYTSGTTGRPKGVMLSHFALLWNAEAVAALIPPQRSDVILSVLPLAHAFERTVGYYLPMMAGCTVAYARSVQDLRDDLVTLRPTVILGVPLLYERMAAAIRAAAAGSLVRRALLRSATAIGWRLFEAAQHRARPGLAVGLLGRILHRAVAVQVLAAFGGRLRVAVSGGAPLDWGDIRLLIGLGLPLIEGYGLTEAGPVVAANGLGDNLPGSVGRPLRGLEVRLGTAAELLVRSPAMMSGYWKDDRETARVLDPAGWLSTGDVAEIKDGRIFIRGRLKDMIVLSIGEKVNPKIVEAELTRDPMFRQAVAVGDRRAFVAAVIVLDAGLWKRFAAEKGLDAERPNHPAGKIEVLARLEPRLATLPRYAQVRAVHLTLAPWTIEAGLLTPTLKVKRDVVQRLFAAEIDAMYRPQQDAGSIRGR from the coding sequence ATGAGCGTGCAGGTGCAGCAGTCCATCGTCGCTGACGGCGACTTGATCACGACCGCCGAGGCGGGGACGCTGTGGGGGCTGTTCTGCGAGCGCGTCCGGCGCTGTCCGGCCGCCATCGCCTGCCGGGACTACGACCCCGTCGCGCAGCGTTGGCGCGATCACTCCTGGCTGGCGATGGCCGCGCGCGTGGACGAATTTCGCGCCGCACTCGCCCAGGAGAGCTTCGCACCCGGAGACCGCGTGGCGATCCTGCTGGCCAACGGACCCGACTGGGTATGCTTCGACATTGCCGCCCATGCCTTGGGACTGGTTGTTGTCGCCCTCTACCCGCATGACACCGCAGCCAGCAATACTTCCATCCTTGGCCATGCCGAGGCCCGCCTGATTCTTCTCGACGACGAAGCCCGCTGGCAGTCGCTTGCGCCGTTTCGCCCGGAATTTCCGTCGCTGCAGCGCATCTGGATCCGCGACGTCGCCGCAAATACTGGTCCGGCAGCTGCCGACCCGATGGCGCGCGCACTCGCCGATGTCCTCGCCGGTGCCTGCGCGTCACCGCCGGCGCCACATCAGGCGGCGCCGGGCGACCTCGCCGCGCTGGTCTACACCTCTGGCACCACCGGCCGGCCCAAAGGCGTGATGCTGTCGCACTTCGCCTTGCTGTGGAATGCCGAGGCGGTCGCCGCGCTCATTCCGCCGCAACGGAGCGATGTCATTCTGTCGGTTCTGCCGCTGGCCCATGCCTTCGAGCGCACTGTCGGCTACTACCTGCCGATGATGGCCGGCTGCACCGTCGCCTATGCCCGCTCGGTACAGGATCTGCGCGATGACCTCGTCACCCTCCGCCCGACCGTGATCCTCGGCGTTCCGCTGCTCTACGAACGAATGGCCGCCGCGATCCGGGCCGCTGCTGCCGGCAGCCTGGTCCGGCGGGCCCTGTTGCGGTCAGCGACGGCCATCGGCTGGCGCCTGTTCGAAGCGGCGCAGCATCGGGCCCGACCGGGCCTCGCCGTCGGGTTGCTCGGACGCATCCTCCACCGAGCCGTCGCGGTCCAGGTGCTGGCGGCCTTCGGTGGACGGCTTCGCGTCGCGGTGAGCGGCGGGGCGCCGCTCGATTGGGGCGACATTCGCCTGCTGATCGGACTGGGCCTGCCGCTGATCGAGGGATACGGTCTGACCGAGGCAGGGCCGGTGGTCGCGGCGAACGGATTGGGCGACAACCTGCCCGGCTCGGTCGGGCGTCCGCTGCGCGGCCTCGAGGTCAGGCTCGGCACCGCCGCTGAATTGCTGGTGCGCTCGCCGGCGATGATGAGCGGTTATTGGAAGGACGATCGAGAGACGGCGCGGGTGCTCGACCCGGCCGGCTGGCTCTCGACCGGCGATGTCGCCGAGATCAAGGACGGCCGCATCTTCATCCGCGGCCGCCTCAAGGACATGATCGTTCTGTCCATCGGGGAAAAGGTCAATCCCAAGATCGTGGAAGCCGAACTCACCCGCGATCCGATGTTCAGGCAGGCCGTGGCAGTCGGCGACCGCCGGGCGTTCGTCGCGGCCGTGATCGTGCTCGACGCCGGGCTATGGAAGCGTTTCGCCGCCGAGAAGGGCCTCGACGCCGAGCGGCCCAATCACCCCGCCGGCAAGATCGAGGTGCTTGCAAGGCTGGAGCCGCGTCTCGCCACATTGCCGCGCTATGCGCAGGTGCGCGCCGTGCATCTGACCTTGGCGCCGTGGACGATCGAGGCCGGACTGCTGACACCGACCCTCAAGGTCAAGCGGGACGTCGTGCAGCGGCTGTTCGCAGCGGAGATCGACGCCATGTATCGCCCCCAACAGGATGCCGGATCAATCCGGGGCCGGTGA
- a CDS encoding alpha-glucosidase/alpha-galactosidase, which produces MANQAKIVFLGATSASFGLSMLRDVFSSEELRGCTLTLVGRDAERLGKMAELARQLNGRSGAGLIVEQTTDRRAAFGGADFVVNATAIDRNRLWKMDFEVPRKYGIRHTLGENGGPGGLFFTLRTLPMIFDFVRDMEELCPNALLLNFANPESRIVLALGRYSRIRCIGLCHGIYGVREHAAKIMGLPTEEVDVWAAGLNHFQCLMQLRHRATGDDLYPRLRAAEIDYDPDFSPFTRRLLRAFGYWLGCGDGHLGEYLAYGWEGGEEGYDFSADERYRAEFAATLESVLSGAVAIPANWLTPSGERGVAAIAGVLHNRKRVLESGVVYNRSAIPNLPAELAVEVPVMIDAAGVHPISLGPLPDPVAKLMSMQASVQQMAVEAAVHASKELALQALLIDPVVNSTTAAVRLLDELWEANRPYIRECIP; this is translated from the coding sequence ATGGCCAATCAAGCGAAGATCGTCTTCCTCGGTGCGACCAGCGCATCATTCGGCTTGAGCATGTTGCGCGACGTCTTCAGCAGCGAGGAATTGCGCGGCTGTACGCTGACGCTGGTCGGCCGCGACGCGGAGCGCCTTGGCAAGATGGCGGAACTCGCCCGACAGCTGAATGGCAGGTCGGGTGCCGGATTGATCGTCGAGCAGACGACCGATCGCCGCGCCGCATTCGGTGGCGCCGACTTCGTCGTCAATGCAACGGCGATCGACCGGAATCGTCTCTGGAAAATGGACTTCGAGGTGCCGCGCAAATACGGGATCCGGCACACCCTCGGCGAGAACGGCGGCCCCGGCGGGCTGTTTTTCACCTTGCGGACCCTGCCGATGATCTTCGATTTCGTCCGCGACATGGAGGAGCTGTGTCCGAACGCGCTGCTGCTCAATTTCGCAAATCCCGAAAGCCGTATCGTACTGGCGCTCGGCCGTTACAGCCGGATTCGCTGCATCGGCTTGTGCCATGGCATTTACGGAGTCCGCGAGCACGCGGCCAAGATCATGGGCTTGCCCACCGAAGAGGTAGACGTGTGGGCAGCAGGGCTCAATCACTTCCAGTGCCTGATGCAGTTGCGGCACCGCGCGACCGGAGACGACCTCTACCCACGACTGCGAGCAGCCGAGATCGACTACGATCCGGATTTTTCTCCGTTCACACGACGACTGCTTCGGGCCTTCGGTTATTGGCTGGGCTGCGGCGACGGCCACCTCGGCGAATATCTCGCCTATGGCTGGGAAGGCGGCGAAGAGGGTTATGATTTTTCCGCCGACGAGCGCTATCGTGCCGAGTTCGCCGCGACGCTCGAGAGCGTGCTGTCCGGCGCCGTCGCGATCCCCGCGAATTGGCTGACACCGTCGGGAGAGCGCGGCGTCGCCGCGATTGCCGGAGTGTTGCATAACCGCAAGCGCGTTCTCGAATCCGGTGTCGTCTACAATCGGAGCGCCATTCCCAATCTGCCGGCGGAGCTGGCCGTGGAAGTGCCGGTGATGATCGACGCTGCCGGCGTTCACCCGATCTCGCTCGGACCGCTGCCCGATCCGGTGGCGAAGCTGATGTCCATGCAGGCAAGCGTTCAGCAGATGGCGGTCGAGGCGGCCGTCCATGCCTCCAAGGAACTGGCGTTGCAGGCGCTGCTGATCGATCCTGTCGTCAACTCGACGACCGCCGCCGTCCGATTGCTCGACGAATTGTGGGAGGCGAATCGACCCTACATTCGCGAATGCATCCCCTAG
- a CDS encoding ABC transporter substrate-binding protein, which translates to MSGRRRATSWITAFIAVVLAVVVLLAPPVRAEGRKYDPGASDTEIRIGQTMPYSGPLSAVAAVGKVQAAYFRMVNERGGINGRRIKLISYDDAASPAKTVEQIRKLVEGDEVLFTFQTVGVASNIAVQKYLNDRKIPQLFVSGRAGRFEDPKAFPWTMGFVPNLMTEIRIYARFILDNYPNGKIGLLYQNDDAGKEYVAGLKAGLGASSGRIVATLAYDVSDPTIDSKVVQLKDLGVDILVDMAGPRFAAQAIRKAAELGWKPAHLLGVGSSSISAVLAPAGLDNARGLISASSFKEADDPAWKDDEGMKRWVALMDSYHPDGDRKSVYTTYGYSAAELLVEVLHRCGDDISRANIMRQATSLTNVRLDLLLPGLSVNTSPTDYRVIKEFRMMRFNGERWEPFGSLVTD; encoded by the coding sequence ATGAGCGGACGCCGGCGCGCTACGTCGTGGATCACGGCGTTTATCGCCGTGGTGCTGGCTGTCGTCGTGCTGCTTGCGCCGCCGGTGCGGGCGGAAGGCAGAAAGTATGATCCGGGTGCCAGCGACACCGAGATCAGGATCGGCCAGACCATGCCCTACAGCGGCCCGCTCTCCGCCGTCGCCGCAGTCGGCAAAGTCCAGGCCGCTTATTTCCGCATGGTCAACGAGCGCGGTGGTATCAACGGCCGCAGGATCAAGCTGATCTCTTATGATGATGCCGCAAGTCCCGCCAAGACTGTGGAGCAGATCCGCAAGCTGGTCGAGGGCGACGAAGTGCTCTTCACGTTCCAGACCGTCGGCGTGGCCTCGAACATCGCCGTTCAGAAATATCTCAACGACCGCAAGATCCCGCAGCTCTTCGTCTCCGGCCGGGCGGGACGCTTCGAGGATCCGAAGGCGTTTCCCTGGACCATGGGATTCGTGCCGAACCTGATGACGGAGATCCGGATCTATGCGCGCTTCATCCTCGACAATTACCCGAACGGCAAGATCGGGCTGCTCTACCAGAACGACGACGCCGGAAAGGAATACGTGGCGGGTCTCAAGGCCGGCCTCGGCGCCAGCTCCGGCCGGATCGTCGCCACGCTCGCCTATGACGTGAGCGATCCGACGATCGATTCGAAGGTGGTCCAGCTCAAGGACCTCGGCGTCGACATCCTGGTCGACATGGCGGGTCCGCGATTCGCCGCCCAGGCGATCCGCAAGGCGGCCGAACTCGGCTGGAAACCGGCTCATCTTCTTGGCGTCGGCTCGTCGTCGATCTCCGCGGTCTTGGCGCCTGCCGGGCTCGACAACGCCAGGGGGCTGATCTCCGCAAGCTCGTTCAAGGAGGCGGATGATCCGGCATGGAAGGATGACGAGGGCATGAAGCGATGGGTTGCGCTGATGGACAGCTATCATCCGGACGGCGACCGCAAGAGCGTCTACACGACCTACGGCTATAGCGCCGCCGAGCTGCTCGTTGAGGTCCTTCACCGGTGCGGCGACGATATCTCGCGCGCCAACATCATGCGCCAGGCGACAAGCCTGACGAATGTCAGGCTCGACCTTCTGCTGCCGGGACTGTCGGTCAATACGAGCCCGACCGATTATCGTGTCATCAAGGAATTCCGGATGATGCGCTTCAACGGCGAACGCTGGGAGCCGTTCGGATCGCTGGTGACCGACTAG
- a CDS encoding pyridoxamine 5'-phosphate oxidase family protein, with product METLPFYHQGMLALQDAADGRRLADFLATEVRHSEFSEKDIAQIEAANFFFIASSYRDQPDCSFKGGDPGFVRIVGPNALEFPDYDGNLMYRTLGNVAMNPRVGLLFMNFDPTAYRIRINGVASIHRDEASLARHHGACAVVHITCHDIYPNCPRYVPGLTAGEPSAYVPRRGTVPPRPEWQALPAVAPLLPKSQDRGR from the coding sequence ATGGAAACGCTCCCGTTCTATCACCAGGGCATGCTGGCACTGCAGGACGCGGCGGATGGCCGGCGTCTGGCGGATTTCCTCGCCACCGAGGTGCGGCACAGTGAATTTTCCGAGAAGGACATCGCCCAGATCGAGGCCGCGAACTTCTTCTTCATCGCATCGTCCTACCGCGATCAGCCGGACTGCAGCTTCAAGGGAGGTGATCCGGGATTCGTCAGGATCGTCGGCCCGAATGCGCTGGAATTCCCCGACTATGACGGCAACCTCATGTATCGCACGCTGGGCAATGTCGCCATGAATCCGCGGGTCGGCCTTCTGTTCATGAATTTCGATCCCACCGCCTATCGCATCCGCATCAACGGTGTCGCCTCCATTCATCGGGACGAGGCTAGCCTCGCGCGGCACCATGGCGCGTGCGCGGTGGTCCACATCACGTGCCACGACATCTACCCGAACTGTCCGCGCTATGTGCCGGGTCTTACGGCCGGCGAGCCTTCGGCCTATGTGCCGCGCCGGGGTACCGTGCCGCCGCGGCCCGAATGGCAGGCGCTGCCCGCGGTCGCGCCGCTGCTGCCAAAATCGCAGGATCGCGGCCGATGA